In Pseudoduganella albidiflava, a single window of DNA contains:
- the hemH gene encoding ferrochelatase — MAFAKEPPHQHGTVSGSAVVLVNLGTPDAPTRGAVRRYLKQFLSDPRVVEIPRALWWFILHGVILPFRSGQSAKKYASIWTEDGSPLRIHTQNQAMLLHEALQARGHQDVTVAMAMRYGTPALPDVLARLKADGCDRIVVLPAYPQYSGTTTGSIWDAVFKHYRKIRNIPELRLVKNYHDHEAYIEALRQNVLSHWEHHGRAKKLVMSFHGVPKRTLMLGDPYHCECHKTARLLAAALKLREDDYIVTFQSRFGKAEWLQPYTAPTVQKLAREGVRSIDVICPGFTSDCLETLEEIAMEVRHDFLSAGGKEFHYIPCLNESPAWIAALAQVAEQHMIGWPAMVSPSQRAMRQHDAAIGRDRAIALGASE; from the coding sequence ATGGCTTTCGCGAAAGAACCTCCCCACCAGCACGGTACCGTCAGCGGCAGCGCGGTCGTGCTGGTCAACCTCGGCACGCCCGATGCGCCCACGCGGGGCGCGGTGCGCCGTTACCTGAAGCAGTTTTTATCCGATCCGCGCGTGGTCGAGATTCCCAGGGCGCTGTGGTGGTTCATCCTGCACGGCGTGATCCTGCCGTTCCGTTCCGGCCAGTCGGCCAAGAAATACGCGTCGATCTGGACGGAAGACGGCTCGCCGCTGCGCATCCACACGCAAAACCAGGCGATGCTGCTGCACGAGGCGCTGCAGGCCCGCGGGCACCAGGACGTGACGGTGGCGATGGCGATGCGTTATGGCACGCCGGCGCTGCCGGACGTGCTGGCCCGGCTGAAGGCCGATGGCTGCGACCGTATCGTGGTGCTGCCCGCCTACCCGCAATATTCCGGCACCACCACCGGTTCGATCTGGGATGCCGTGTTCAAGCACTACCGGAAGATCCGCAATATTCCCGAACTGCGGCTGGTGAAGAACTACCACGACCACGAAGCCTATATCGAGGCGCTGCGCCAGAACGTGCTGTCGCACTGGGAACACCATGGCCGGGCGAAAAAGCTGGTGATGAGTTTCCACGGCGTGCCCAAGCGCACGCTGATGCTGGGCGATCCGTACCACTGCGAATGCCACAAGACGGCGCGCCTGCTGGCCGCCGCGCTGAAATTGCGCGAAGACGACTACATCGTCACCTTCCAGTCCCGCTTCGGCAAGGCCGAATGGCTGCAGCCATACACCGCGCCAACCGTGCAGAAACTGGCCCGCGAAGGGGTGCGCAGCATCGACGTGATCTGCCCCGGCTTCACCAGCGACTGCCTTGAGACCCTGGAAGAAATCGCCATGGAAGTGCGCCATGACTTCCTTAGCGCCGGCGGCAAGGAATTCCACTACATCCCCTGCCTGAACGAAAGCCCGGCCTGGATCGCCGCACTGGCCCAGGTCGCCGAGCAGCACATGATCGGCTGGCCGGCCATGGTGTCGCCATCGCAGCGCGCCATGCGCCAGCACGATGCCGCCATCGGCCGCGACCGCGCCATCGCTCTGGGCGCCAGCGAATAA
- the grpE gene encoding nucleotide exchange factor GrpE: MQDQENQASQNPEDVQQAAQAQQQAPQQPSQQQAPSESAANPSLEEQLSATEAKLAEMHDAFMRAKAEADNIRRRAQEDVAKAHKFAVESFAEALLPVKDSLEMALKVETPSVESLKEGVEMTLKQLTSAFERNKLLEVVPAAGDKLDPNRHQAVAMVPAEQEANTVVAVLQKGYTIADRLLRPAIVTAAQPK, translated from the coding sequence ATGCAAGACCAGGAAAACCAGGCCAGCCAGAATCCCGAGGACGTGCAGCAGGCAGCCCAGGCGCAGCAACAGGCTCCGCAGCAGCCTTCGCAGCAGCAGGCTCCTTCCGAGTCCGCAGCCAATCCTAGCCTGGAAGAGCAGCTGTCCGCCACGGAAGCCAAGCTGGCCGAAATGCACGACGCCTTCATGCGCGCCAAGGCCGAAGCCGACAATATCCGCCGCCGCGCCCAGGAAGACGTGGCCAAGGCCCACAAGTTCGCCGTGGAGAGCTTTGCCGAGGCACTGCTGCCGGTGAAGGACAGCCTGGAGATGGCGCTGAAAGTGGAAACGCCATCCGTCGAGTCGCTGAAGGAGGGCGTGGAAATGACGCTGAAGCAGCTGACCTCCGCGTTTGAACGCAACAAGCTGCTCGAAGTCGTGCCTGCCGCGGGCGACAAGCTGGACCCGAACCGCCACCAGGCCGTCGCCATGGTGCCCGCCGAGCAGGAAGCCAATACCGTCGTTGCTGTACTGCAAAAGGGTTACACGATCGCGGATCGCCTGCTGCGGCCCGCCATCGTCACGGCTGCCCAGCCGAAGTGA
- the dnaK gene encoding molecular chaperone DnaK: protein MGKMIGIDLGTTNSCVAIMENGQPKVIENAEGARTTPSIIAYQEDGEILVGAPAKRQAVTNPKNTLFAVKRLIGRKFDEKEVQKDIGLMPYSINKADNGDAWISVRDKKLAPPQISAEVLRKMKKTAEDYLGEEVTEAVITVPAYFNDSQRQATKDAGRIAGLDVKRIINEPTAAALAFGLDKTDKGDRKIAVYDLGGGTFDVSIIEIADVDGEKQFEVLSTNGDTFLGGEDFDQRVIDYIIEEFKKINGLDLKKDPIALQRIKASAERAKIELSSSQQTEINEPYIAMANGAPVHLNLKITRAKLESLVEELIAATIEPCRTAIKDAGVKVSDIDDIILVGGMTRMPKVQEKVKEFFGKDPRKDVNPDEAVAVGAAIQGAVLSGDRKDLLLLDVTPLSLGIETLGGVMTKMIHKNTTIPTKFSQVFSTADDNQPAVTIKIYQGEREIAAGNKALGEFNLEGIPPASRGTPQIEVTFDIDANGILHVGAKDKATGKENKITIKANSGLSEEEIQKMVKDAELNAEEDKKVKELAESRNQADALVHSTKKSLTEYGDKLGADEKAKIEAAITDLEGEIKSGDKATIDSKVAALTEAAQKLGEKMYADMQAQQAAAGGADAGQQAPGGQQGGGADNRAQQDDVVDADFKEVKDNK, encoded by the coding sequence ATGGGCAAAATGATCGGTATCGACCTGGGCACCACCAACTCCTGCGTCGCCATCATGGAAAATGGCCAGCCGAAGGTCATCGAGAACGCCGAAGGCGCGCGTACGACGCCTTCCATCATCGCTTACCAGGAAGATGGCGAGATCCTGGTCGGTGCGCCGGCCAAGCGCCAGGCGGTCACCAACCCGAAGAACACGCTGTTCGCCGTGAAGCGCCTGATCGGCCGCAAGTTCGACGAGAAGGAAGTGCAGAAGGACATCGGCCTGATGCCTTACTCGATCAACAAGGCCGACAACGGCGATGCCTGGATCAGCGTGCGCGACAAGAAACTGGCGCCGCCGCAGATCTCCGCGGAAGTACTGCGCAAGATGAAGAAGACCGCCGAGGATTACCTGGGCGAGGAAGTCACCGAAGCCGTGATCACCGTGCCGGCATACTTCAACGACTCGCAGCGCCAGGCCACCAAGGATGCCGGCCGCATCGCCGGCCTGGACGTGAAGCGCATCATCAACGAGCCGACCGCGGCCGCGCTGGCGTTCGGCCTGGACAAGACCGACAAGGGCGACCGCAAGATCGCCGTGTATGACCTGGGCGGCGGCACGTTCGACGTGTCGATCATCGAGATCGCCGACGTGGATGGCGAGAAGCAGTTCGAAGTGCTGTCGACCAACGGCGACACGTTCCTGGGCGGCGAAGACTTCGACCAGCGCGTGATCGACTACATCATCGAAGAGTTCAAGAAGATCAACGGCCTGGACCTGAAGAAGGACCCGATCGCCCTGCAGCGCATCAAGGCTTCGGCCGAGCGCGCGAAGATCGAACTGTCGTCGTCGCAGCAGACCGAGATCAACGAGCCGTACATCGCCATGGCGAACGGCGCGCCGGTCCACCTGAACCTGAAGATCACCCGCGCCAAGCTGGAGTCGCTGGTCGAGGAACTGATCGCCGCGACGATCGAGCCGTGCCGCACCGCCATCAAGGATGCCGGCGTGAAGGTCTCCGACATCGACGACATCATCCTGGTCGGCGGCATGACCCGTATGCCGAAGGTGCAGGAAAAAGTGAAGGAGTTCTTCGGCAAGGATCCGCGCAAGGACGTCAACCCGGATGAAGCCGTGGCCGTGGGTGCCGCGATCCAGGGCGCCGTGCTGTCGGGCGACCGCAAGGACCTGCTGCTGCTGGACGTGACCCCGCTGTCGCTGGGTATCGAAACGCTGGGCGGCGTGATGACGAAGATGATCCACAAGAACACCACGATCCCGACCAAGTTCTCGCAAGTGTTCTCGACGGCCGACGACAACCAGCCTGCGGTGACCATCAAGATCTACCAGGGCGAGCGTGAAATCGCCGCCGGCAACAAGGCGCTGGGCGAGTTCAACCTGGAAGGCATCCCGCCGGCATCGCGCGGCACGCCGCAGATCGAAGTGACCTTCGACATCGACGCCAACGGCATCCTGCACGTGGGCGCGAAAGACAAGGCCACCGGCAAGGAAAACAAGATCACCATCAAGGCCAACTCCGGTCTGTCGGAAGAGGAAATCCAGAAGATGGTGAAGGACGCCGAGCTGAATGCCGAAGAAGACAAGAAAGTGAAGGAACTGGCCGAGTCGCGCAACCAGGCCGACGCGCTGGTGCACTCCACCAAGAAGTCGCTGACCGAATACGGCGACAAGCTGGGTGCCGACGAGAAGGCCAAGATCGAAGCGGCCATCACCGACCTGGAAGGCGAAATCAAGTCCGGCGACAAGGCGACCATCGACTCCAAGGTGGCTGCGCTGACCGAAGCCGCGCAGAAGCTGGGCGAGAAGATGTACGCCGACATGCAGGCGCAGCAGGCAGCAGCCGGCGGTGCGGACGCGGGCCAGCAGGCTCCGGGCGGCCAGCAGGGCGGCGGCGCGGACAACCGCGCGCAGCAGGATGACGTTGTCGACGCCGACTTCAAGGAAGTCAAAGACAACAAATAA
- the dnaJ gene encoding molecular chaperone DnaJ: MAKRDFYEILGLAKNASEEEIKKAYRKLAMKYHPDRNPDNKEAEEKFKEVKEAYEMLTNPEKREAYDRYGHAGVDPNMGGGGFGGAGGFGDAFGDIFGDIFGGGGGRRGGGPQVYRGADLRYNLEITLEQAAHGFDTTIRVPAWDKCDSCHGSGAKPGTSPVTCSTCGGHGQVRMQQGFFSIQQTCPKCHGTGKIIPEPCPTCSGAGRIKRNKTLEVKIPAGIDNGMRIRSSGNGEPGTNGGPPGDLYVEIHIKAHAVFQREGDDLHCEMPISFAKAALGGEIEVPTLSGKVSFTVPEGTQSGKTFRLKGKGVKGVRSGYPGDLFCHVAVETPVKLTDKQKELLREFERATTEGGSKHSPQSKTWMDKVKDFFE, encoded by the coding sequence ATGGCAAAGCGTGATTTTTACGAGATTCTCGGCCTGGCAAAAAATGCCTCCGAAGAAGAGATCAAGAAGGCTTATCGCAAGCTTGCGATGAAGTACCACCCGGATCGCAACCCGGACAACAAAGAGGCGGAAGAGAAGTTCAAGGAAGTCAAGGAAGCCTACGAGATGCTGACCAATCCGGAAAAGCGCGAGGCGTATGACCGCTATGGTCACGCCGGCGTGGATCCGAACATGGGCGGTGGCGGCTTCGGCGGTGCCGGCGGCTTCGGCGATGCGTTCGGCGACATCTTCGGCGACATCTTCGGCGGCGGTGGCGGCCGGCGCGGCGGCGGACCCCAGGTCTACCGCGGCGCGGACCTGCGCTACAACCTCGAGATCACGCTGGAGCAGGCCGCGCACGGCTTCGACACGACGATCCGCGTGCCGGCATGGGACAAATGCGATTCCTGCCACGGCTCGGGCGCCAAGCCGGGTACGTCGCCGGTCACCTGCTCCACGTGCGGCGGCCACGGCCAGGTGCGCATGCAGCAGGGCTTCTTCAGCATCCAGCAAACCTGCCCGAAGTGCCACGGTACCGGCAAGATCATCCCGGAACCGTGCCCCACGTGCTCGGGCGCCGGCCGCATCAAGCGCAACAAGACGCTGGAAGTGAAGATCCCGGCGGGCATCGACAACGGCATGCGCATCCGCTCGTCCGGCAACGGCGAACCGGGTACCAATGGCGGGCCGCCGGGCGACCTCTATGTGGAAATCCACATCAAGGCGCACGCGGTGTTCCAGCGTGAAGGCGACGACCTGCACTGCGAAATGCCGATCTCGTTCGCCAAGGCGGCATTGGGTGGCGAAATCGAAGTGCCCACGCTGTCCGGCAAGGTGTCGTTCACCGTTCCCGAAGGTACACAGTCCGGCAAGACCTTCCGCCTGAAGGGCAAGGGCGTGAAGGGCGTGCGTTCCGGCTATCCGGGCGACCTGTTCTGCCACGTGGCCGTGGAAACGCCGGTCAAGCTGACCGACAAGCAGAAGGAACTGCTGCGCGAGTTCGAACGCGCCACGACCGAGGGCGGCTCGAAGCACAGCCCGCAATCGAAGACGTGGATGGACAAGGTCAAGGACTTCTTCGAATAA